The nucleotide sequence TCTTTGCCTTTATCCTCAACATAAGATCTAAGATTATTTTTTACTTTTTGATAGAAGTCTAGTTGCTTGTCAAGAAAATCTTGGTTATCATTGATTTTAATTAAAGGTAGAAGATTAATTAAAGAATCCTTTATTTTTCCAGCAAATCCTCTTGTCAATTGGGCTCGTCTTCCTAAACGCTCTGGCTTATCATCTATTTGAATAATTACTTTATCAGTAGGCATAAATTTTACATAAGGAAAATCGGTACCTAAAAGTAAAACAATATCAGCTTCGTGCATCGCTTTGAAGGCGGAAGGTAAACCCAAAAGTCCAGTCATTCCCACTTCATAAGGATTATTATATTGAATACCCATTTTTCCACGGAAAGAATATCCTATTGGTGCTTTCAGTTTTTCTGCTAAAGCAACAACTTCTGTGTGAGCTTCGGAAGCTCCTATTCCACAATAGATTGCTACTTTTTTTCCTGAATTAAGCTGATTTGCGATCCAGTTTATTTCTTCTTCTGAAGGAATGATTCTAGGATTTGTCTTGAATACGAGATCAGAACTAATGTTTTTTTCAGATTTAGCCTCAAAAAGATCACCCGGAACACCTAAAACCGAAACGCCTTTTTGTGATATCGCGTGTTGTAAAGCAGCTTGTAACATTCTTGGAGCCTGTTCTGGTGTATTGGCTACCTGATTATAAACAGAGCAGTCATCAAACAATTTGATGGTATTAGTTTCCTGAAAATAAGAGGTACCAAACTCAGAACTCTCGCAAGTTGATGCTATGGCAAGAACTGGAACATTTCCTCTATTAGCTTCGTACAGACCATTAATCAGATGAACGTGTCCTGGACCAGAACTTCCTGCGCAGACAGCCAAACCATCTAGCTCAGCTTCGGCAGCCGCCGCAAAAGCACCGACTTCCTCATGTCTTACGTGGATCCATTGGATAGAACCTTCACGTTTTATAGCATCATTTAAAAAATTAAGGCTGTCTCCAGTGACAGCGTATATACGTTTAATCCCTGCTTTTACAAGAATCTCTACAAATTGTTCGGCAATATTTTTTGACATAGTATTATGAATTTTACAACATCAAAATTTACAAAAAATATTCCAAGCAAATGTTTATTAATAATAAATAAATGTTAAAGAAATCAGTGAAAATGTTTTGGAAATGCTTCTTGCGGAGTTTGTTTCAGAATATTGAGCATAAACCAAGATTTAAGAAAACCGTAACCGTATGAAAACATTTGGATGTAAGTAGAAATTATTGCCATTCCGGCAATGCTGATATTTTTTGTTACAATCAAAGCGTGCAAGAAAACTAGAAATGTATAAAGTCCATACAAAGCGAGAATCAACCCATTTCCCCATACGAAATAATGAATAATTCCAACCAAATAACCCAACAGAAAAAGGCTCGGAAACCAAAACGTAGGTTTCACATATTTTGGATGTCTTTGATTAAGGATTGGTCTTGCACAACCGAATTGATACACTTGTTTTGAGAATTTGCCAAAGTCAGTTCGACGTTTGTGATAAACGCCAATATTATCGTAGAATAGAGTGGTGTAGCCATTTTCCCAAAACGTCATTGATAAATCTGGGTCTTCGCCAATTCTCATTTCAGAAAACCCACCAATGCTCAAAAATTTCTCCTTATTCACGCCCATATTGAAACTTCTTGGCTGAAATTTCGTCACGGCTTTTTTGCTTCCTCGGATTCCACCAGTTGTGAAAACTGAAGTCATAGAATAAGAAATGGCTTTCTGCATCAGGTTGAAACCTCTGTGCGCTTTGTCTGCACCTCCAAACGCATCACAAGGATTCTCAATAATGTTTTTCTTGATATTTTCGATGTAATCTGTTTCTACAATCACGTCAGAATCTACAAAAATCAGCCATTCATTTTTTGCTCTTTTTGCACCATAATTTCTACTTAGTCCAGGCCCTGAATTTTCTTTTCGGAAAAACTGAATATCCAATTGTTTTTCGAATAATTCTACAGTCGGAAGCAATGCGATTTTGGAACCATCATCCACTATTATCACTTCAAAATCTTTATCTGTTTGATGAGATAGAGAATTGAGAAGTTCGAATAATTCGTCTTTTCTGTTGAAGATGGCGATGATGATGGAGATGGTTGGATTCAATTTGAATGTGAAATTATTTCCAAAAATATTGAAAAAGGTTTTAAATTTGGGAAAAAGTGACAATGGATTTTAAAATTTTCGAAAAAGAGCATTTCAAGACATTAATTCAATTCAAAGATTCCATTCAATTTGAGAACCTTCTTTCGCAAAATGAAATTTCTTTTTCTACTGATGTCATAAGCAATACAAATATTTCTGATTATCGCAGATATTATTTTCTTGAAGAAAACCGTGCGAAGATTAATTTGATATTAAAGGAAAACGCCATAATTCCTTTGAATGAAAATTATGGCGTTTCTGATTTACAACAATCCAAAAAGATTTATAAAATCTATGTAATCGCTTTATTGTCAATTTTTATAATATTATTCGGAATATTTTATCTTATAAAAATAATAAGTTAAATCATTCCTCCTTATTCATATATTTCCCTTTCTTAGAACCGTCATACATCTCATACTGCAAAAATCTCGTCTCCAATTTCCCGTTGAATAATTTGATTTTTCTTGAAGGTCTCAATCCAATTTTCTTCGGAGCGTCTAAGTCTGCAGAGATCAGCCAAGCCAAAGTATTTGGGTAATGCTGTTTGAAAGTATCTCCTATTTTCTTGTAGAAATCATCATCATTGATAGAAATTCTCTCGTCATAAGGCGGATTGAACACTATTAGTAAAGGGAACATATCTTTTTCAGAATCGAAGAAATTTTGTTTTCTTACTTCGATCACATCTTCCATTTCTGCAGATTCAATATTCGCTCTTGCTGCATCCAAGGCGCTATAATCAATATCATAACCAACGATTTTCCCAGTGAATCCCTTCACACGATTCAGTCGTACTTCTTTTATAGTTTTGAATAATTCAGAATCATAGTTTTTCCAATTCTGGAATGCAAAGTTTCTTCTGAAAGTCTGTGCTGGCAAATCCATTGCAATCATCGCCGCTTCTATCAATAACGTTCCGGAACCACACATTGGGTCTAGGAAATTCCCTTTTCCATCCCAACCTGCCAATTGTAACATTCCGCTAGCCAAAACTTCATTAATTGGCGCAACCGTTTGTTCCTTTCTGTAACCACGTTTGAAAAGTGGGTCTCCAGAACTGTCAAGAGAAATCGAAACCAATTCTCTGTCAATATGAAGATGGAATTTGATATCCGGATTGTCTTTACTAATATTCGGTCTTACCTTATGTTTTTCTTGAAAATAATCTACAATGGCATCTTTCATTTTCAAAGTCATAAACTGCGAGTGACTGAATCTCTCAGAGTTTACAGTAGCATCAATAGCAAAAGTCTGGTTTGGTTCCAAAAACTGGTCCCACTCAAACTTGTATAATTTATCGTAATATTTGGTCTCGTTAAAAGCTTTAAATTCCATTATCGGGACCAAAATTTTAAGCGCAGTTCTGCAAGAGTAATTGAGTTTGTAAAGAAAACCAAGGTCGCCTTCACAAGTTACCGCACGGTTTTTAACGTCAACATTTTTACCACCTAATTTCTTAACTTCTTCAGCCAAAACCTGTTCTAGTCCAAAGAAAGTTTTGATTTGTATTTGCAGATTATCTGTATTCATAGCGCAAAAATATGGATTTTAGTTGATGGTTGTTGGTTTATAGTTGATAGAAATTATCATAACTTATAAAAACCATCACCAAACAACTATCCACTGTCCACCAAAAATCACTATTTTTGCTGGATGCAATGGTTCGAAGAATGGTTTGATACACCATATTATCATATTCTTTATAGCAACAGGGATTACAGAGAAGCAGAGAATTTTCTTAACTTGCTCACTGGATTTCTGAAGCTGGAAAAAAAATCAAGTATCATAGATTTGGCTTGTGGAAAAGGCAGACACTCTATTTATCTCAATAAACTGGGTTATAAAGTTCTTGGCCTTGATCTTTCTGAGCAAAGCATTAGCTATGATAAAAAGTTTGAAAACGAATCTTTAGAATTCCGGGTTCACGATATGCGAAATAGGATTGAAAGTGAGCCTGTGGATGCTGTTTTCAACTTGTTTACAAGTTTTGGTTACTTCGAGACAGAAGAAGAGGACAAAAGTGTTTTCCGATCCGTTTCCGAAGTTCTGAAAAGCAAAGGTTATTTTGTCCTTGATTTTCTCAATGCTGAGTATGTAAAAAACGTCATTACACCATCTGCCAGCGTTGAAAAAGAAAATATTATTTTCAATATTAAAAAGCACATAGAAGGGGATTATATTCTAAAAGAAATTGATTTTGAAGATCAGGGAAAGCCCTATCATTTTTTTGAACGTGTAAAACTAACTTCTCCCGAAAAGATTCTGAAATTTGCTGATGAATTTGGATTTGAATTAATCAAAAGGTGGGGTGATTATCAGTTGAATGATTTTGATGGAAAAAGCTCTCAGAGATGTATTAATTTATTTAGAAAACGTTAGAAGTTAGAAACTGGAGGATGTCCAACATCTTACAGCAAGCTTCCCTTTCATATTTAGTTTATGACAATTATTCTATTAATTTTGAGCGTTCTGATTGGTGTATTTCTCGGAAAATATTTCGGGAGCAAGCAACAATTCGCCAAAAATCTTCTTATTCTAAGTGCAGGTTTTCTGATAACGATTTGCCTGAATGAAGTTTTTCCAGAAGTTTACCATTCTGAAGATCATAATATAGGGATTTTTGTGATTATAGGAGTCCTTATTCAGATGCTTTTGGAAAATCTTACGAAAGGCTTCGAACACGGCCATTTGCATCATCATGCCGATGATCATTCTATCATTCCATTTGCGTTAATTGTGGGGCTTTTCGTACACGCGTTTATAGAGGGAATTCCTTTATCTCACGAAAAGGAAACAATATCGCCTTATTTGCTTGGAATCTTATTTCATAATATTCCTATTTCTTTTGTTTTGGGAAGCTTTTTGTCGCATAGCAAAAATTTTTCTACAAAATTCTGGCTCATTGTTTTAGTGTTCGCCTTGGCTTCACCTTTAGGAATGCTTCTCGGTAAATATTTCGATGAAAATCTTAAAGTTTATTTTCTTGCGATTGTCGGCGGCATTTTCCTTCATATTTCTTCAGTTATTATTTTCGAAAGCAACAAAAATCATAAGATGGACTGGCAAAAAATTGTCCTGGTTATCTGTGGTATTGCGCTAGCTTTAGGCGGGCATCTTTTTCATGGACACTGATTAAAAAATTTTATTTTACCGAAGGAAAATCCTAAATTTACCTAAATGTTTTTTATGGGATTTTTAGATCAAATATTCGGAAAAAAAGAAGATCAGGATCACAGTAAACCGCTGTGGAAGAAAATAGAATCACAAAAAGATCTGGATGCAGCAATAGAAAAATCTTCTCAGCAAAAAGTTCTGATTTTCAAACACTCTACGAGATGCTTTATCAGCAAAACCGTACTTCGTTCCTTCGAAAAACAAATGCAGGAGTCGGATAAAAATTTTGGTTATTATTTTCTTGATCTTTTGGCGTACAGATCTATTTCGAATGAAATAGAATCACGCTTTGAAGTTGTACATCAAAGCCCGCAGCTTATTGTTTTAGAAAACGGAAAAGCGATTTACAATGCTTCTCATCAAAATATTGATCTGGATAAAATATAATACACTTCTAAAATTTAACAAAAATTGCAAATGGAATATAATAACTTTCGGAATCATCTTTCCAGAATACTAGGTGTGCCAATAGAAAGCCTAGAAATGTGCTCTTCGTTTTATGAAATAAAGCACGCTAAAAAGAATGAAGTTATTCTGAGAGAAGGCGAGGTCTCTGACTGCACATTTTTCGTAGAAAAAGGACTTTTGCGAATGTATTCTATTGATAAAGCTGGAAAGGAACATGTGATACAATTTGCCCCGGAAAACTGGATTATCTCTGATACCACTAGCCAACTACTGAATGAAAAATCCAGGTTTTACATAGAAGCTATTGAGGATAGCATCATTGTGGTAACAAGAGAAGGTTTTTTTGAAAACTTATCTAAAATCTATCCCGATGTAGCAGAAAAAAATCAAAGGCTGATGTTTAATCACATCAAAAACCTACAAAACAGAGTGAATGCTTTAATCAGTACAACGGCAGAAGAACGCTATCTGGATTTTATAAAGAAATATCCGGACCTGATGCTCAGAGCACCACAGTGGATGGTAGCATCTTACTTGGGAATTACGCCAGAAAGTCTGAGCAGGGTGAGAAAAGAACTGGCCAAGAAAAAATTTGAAATTTAAGATTTTGAAATATTTCCTTTTATTGCTTTTCAGTAGTGTGTATTGTTTTAGTCAGGATGTGGATGCCAATTTGAGGAACCAAACTTTTTCTGCAAAAGTGATTGGCATTTCTGATGGCGACACGATGGAAGTCCTATTTAGAGACAAGCCTATAAAAATAAGATTAGCTCATATTGACGCTCCGGAAAAAAGAGGAACTCAACCTTTTGGGAATAACTCAAAGAAGGCATTGTCAGATCTTTGTTTCGGGAAAATTGTGACTGTCCAATCCGAAAAATATGATCGTTACAAGCGTTTGATCGCTGTGATCATTACTGATAAAAATAAAAACGTAAATAAAGAAATGCTTCGGCTAGGAATGGCATGGCATTATAAAAAATATTCCAACAACGCTGAGTATGCTCAATTGGAAAATCTGGCGAGAAAAAATAGAGTAGGACTTTGGCAAGATCAGAATGCCATTGCACCTTGGCTATGGCGAGAAAATAAAAAGAAAAAATGAATCAAGAAATTTTAAGAGCCGAAATTACCGATATACCTGTATTATGTAAAATGATGAAGGATTTTTATGCGATAGATCATTACCCCTTCAACGAAAATCTGGTTGCAAAAAATTTTGAAATATTTATTGAAAATGACAAATATGGCGAATGTTTCAAAATCATCTCTGAGGAGCAGATTGCAGGATATATTATTCTTGCAAAATATTTCAGTTTCGAGTTTGGAGGCGAAATTTTGTTTTTAGATGAATTGTACATTAAACCAGAATATCAGGGAAAATCTCTCGGGAAAAAGTCTCTGGAATTCGTAAAAGATTATTCAGCTGAAAAAAAGTTTTCTGTTGTACTTCTGGAAATAGAAAACCATAATGAGAAAGCAAAAAAGCTTTATGAACATTATGGCTTCCAAAAGCATAAACGGAGTCTTATGATTCTTAAGAATTAGAAAGGCTTTAGAATTTCTAAAGCCTTTTTATTATATAAAAGTTATCTTTTATTTGTCGATGGAGCCCATTACTTTTTGAGCAAAAGAATTCAATGCGTCTTTTTCACTCATTCCGTTTTTTACATTAGCGTGAACTTCTAAAGCACCACAGATATTAGTTATCAACTCACCAGCAACATTGATATCTTCCTCAGAAACATTACGGAACTCGCAGAAACTTTCTAAGACTTCTAACGTAGCTTCTAGTTTTTCCGGCGTTTGATTCTGGTAAAATTGTCTTATGATTGGTAATTTCATTTTAATAAATTTAGAAATTATAACATTTAGAGATTAAGAAATTTCTTATTTTTTAACCTTTTAATTCGCTGAAAAGATTGTTAAGACTTTCAGCCTGATTGGTTTGAACCTGATTTTTCAAAGTTCCCCCTTCAAATGCTGCAAAAGTTGGTAGATTATCTACCGTTGCCAATTTTCTGCTTTCCGGAAATTTTTCTGCATCCACATAATAAAAAGGGATATCTTCGTTTTCTGCAGCTAATTTTTTGAACTTTGGCTTCATAATTCTGCAGTTTCCACACCAAGTTGCTCCATATTGAACCATTACTTTGTCATTTTCCTGAATGATTTGCTGTAATGTGTCTCCTGTAAGTTCTATATACATTTTTGTAATTTTTTAAATGTGATAATTATTAATTTGAAAATATGATGATTTGTTAATGAGTTGATAATAACAAATCATCATATTATCTCATTATCAAATCGATTTAGTTTTTGCTTAGGTACTCAGCAACACCTTTTCTGTCGGCGTTCATTGCGTCTTTACCTTCTTCCCAGTTAGCAGGACAAACTTCACCATGCTTCTGAACGTGTGCATATGCGTCAACAAGTCTCAGATATTCTTTCACATTTCTTCCCAGCGGCATATCATTCACAGACTCGTGGAAAATTTTCCCCGTTTCATCGATAAGGTAAGTCGCTCTGTAAGTTACGTTAGATCCTGTAAATACCTCGTTTCCTTCTTCATCATATTCCAAATCCTGATCCACAATTCCAAGAATGTTTGCTAACTGTCTGTGTGTGTCTGCTAGAATTGGATATGTTACACCTTCTATTCCGCCATTATCTTTTGGGGTGTTTAGCCAAGCGAAATGAACTTCGTTCGTGTCGCAAGAAGCTCCGATTACGATTGTATTTCTTTTTTGGAACTCTGGCAAAGCCTCTTGAAACGCGTGTAGTTCTGTTGGACAAACGAAAGTGAAATCTTTCGGATACCAGAATAAAAGTACTTTTTGCTGATTATTAACCGCTTGTTCGAAGATGTTGATTTTAAGATCATCACCCATTTCGCTCATTGCATCAATTGCTACATTTGGAAATAATTTACCTACTAATGACATAATATTTAAGTTTAAATTGTTTATTTAAATTTTCTGAGACAAAATTAAACAGATTTTATGAATTGGAAAACAAAATACGATTTATAAAATCTATCGAAGTAAAAGATATGTCTTGACTTGAATTTATCCCAAATTTCGGCAAAAAAGATTAGAAAAAAAATGATGAAACTCACAAAAAAATCCGCTTTAATAAAGCGGATTTAATTATTAAAACTGATCAAGACAATCTTTAATTCGTCTCATGGCTTCTCTCAGTTCTGCTTCAGAAGCTGCATAAGAAAAACGAATACATTCTGGACTTCCAAAACTTACACCGCCTACACAACCAACGTGTGCATTCTCTAGTAAGAACATGGCAAAATCATCTGAATCTTTAATTTCTGTTCCATTCAGATTCTTTCCGATATAATAAGAAACATCTGGGAAGAAGTAAAACGCACTTTTTGGAAGATTGCATTTGAAACCTTTGATGCCTTTCATCAAATCAAAAACCAAATCACGTCTTTTATGGAATTCCGAGATCATATATTGCAACTCAGATGGATCCATCTGTAAAGCAGTGATAGAAGCTCTTTGAGCGACTGTATTTGCACCACTGGTCATTTGTCCCTGTACTTTATCACAAGCACTTGCAAGCCATTCTGGACAAGCAGAATATCCAATTCTCCAACCCGTCATTGCAAACGCTTTACTCATGCCGTTAATTACTGCAGTCTGCTCATAAACTTGAGGGAAACTTGCTATGGAAACATGCTCTCCTTCATAATTAATGAACTCATAAATCTCATCGGAAATGATTGTTACATGCGGATATTTGGCCACAACATTGGCGATAGCTTCCAGTTCTTCTCTTGTATAGAAACTTCCAGAAGGATTACAAGGCGAACTGTAAAGCAAGGCTTTGGTTTTTGGCGTGATAGCATTTTCTAATTGCTCAGCAGTAATTTTGAATTCTGTGTCAATGGATGTTTGAATGAAAACCGAAGTTCCGCCAACCAATTTTACCATTTCGTCATAACTTACCCAATATGGAGCAGGAAGAATCACTTCATCTCCGTCATTCACAATTGCCGATAAAACATTAATGATAGATTGTTTCGCGCCATTTGACACACAAATTTGAGTAGGTTTATAATCTAGATTATTATCTCTTTTCAGTTTTGCAGAAATGGCTTGTCTGAGTTCTAAAAATCCTGGTACAGGCGAGTAGTGGCTGTAGTTTTCATTAATAGCATCAAAGGCTGCTTGTTTAATTTTTTGAGGAACATCGAAGTCTGGTTCTCCCAAAGTTAAACTAATAACATCTATTCCTGCGGCCTTCATCTCGCGCGCCTTATTACTCATTACAAAAGTCTGAGAATAACTCAGTCGGTTTAATCTGTCAGAAATCTTACTCATTATCAAAAGAATTATATGAATTACTTATTAATAGACAAATATAATTTTTTATCTTAGAAAATGGAGTTTGAAAAGTCTATATTTTAGTAATTCAATTTCTTATTCGTTTTAAATCAATACTTAAAAAAAATATAGAATGTTCTCTAATTGAGAATAGTTATTTTACTGTTTGATTTTATTTTAATAAAGATTTAAAAGAATCAAAACCAATTCAAGGTAAAAAGAAAGAGTAAATCTGTTTGTTTTATCTGTTTCATTTGAAAATAGCATTATCAAAAATCTTCTAAATAAATTATGATACATTCAAAATAAGAAATAAGAAATATTCTTTTCTAAAACTTTACATCTATCTATAAGGTAATTTTAACGATGATGATAACACAAGATTAGGTTTCAAAGCATCGGTTTCAGGTAATTACACTATTAGTCTAACAGATCGTGAAGGAATTTTTAATACAGGACAGACAATTTACATCAAGGATAAATATCTGAGTAAGTCATTTAATATTTCAGAAGCACCTTATACTTTTTATACCAATTCCGGACAATATGAAGATAGGTTCGAAATAATTTACAAACCTTTGGTAACACTTGCAGCAGATAATTCAGGCAAAAATGGAATTCTGATCTATAAAGATAACGAGAACTTCATAGTAAAGTCAGAAAACAATCTGGATGAAGTGAGCGTGTATGACACTGTGGGAAGACTTATTTACATTACCAAAAATGCAAAAAAAAGAAGTTCTTATCAATAAAAACAACTTGCCGGAAGGTATGTACATTATAAAAGCGATTTCTAGAAATACAACAATAACCAAGAAAGTGTTGAGATAACACATAAAACTTTGAAATTCTAAAAACCATCAGATTAATTTTTGATGGTTTTTTATTTATAATTAATATTAACAAATCTTTTCATAATTTCGCCTTATGTCTTTAGAATTAATTTTACAATATTTCCCAAATATTACCAGCGAACAAAAAAAACAATTTGCAGAACTAGAAGTGCTGTACAAAGATTGGAATGAGAAAATCAACGTGATTTCCAGAAAAGACACAGACAGTCTTTATGAGAAACATATTCTTCACTCTTTAGGAATCGCAAAAGTGATGGCGTTTGCAGATAATACCAAAGTTTTGGATATCGGAACCGGAGGCGGTTTTCCTGGGATTCCTTTAGCAATTTTATTCCCTAATGTACAATTCACATTAGTAGACAGCATCGGAAAAAAAATCATAGTGGTAAAAGGTGTTGCCGAAAGTCTTGGACTGAAAAATGTTACAGCACATCATATTAGAGCGGAACAATTGAAAGAAAAATTCCATTTCGTGGTCAGCAGAGCAGTAACACAAATGCCGGTTTTCTTGACTTGGCTCAGAGGGAAATTTGAAAAAGAACAATTCAACCCAAAGCACAACGGTGTTTTATATCTAAAAGGCGGCGATTTAGCGGAAGAATTAGCAGGATTGAAAGCAGAAATTTTCAATTTGAAAAATTATTTTAATGGCGAATTTTTCGATACCAAAAAAGTGGTTTACCTTTCAAAAGGTAATTTTAATAACTAAATTAGAAATGATTATGAAGAAAGTATTTATTTTATCAGTTTTAGCGGTGTTTTCAGCATTTGCCGTTTCGTGCAAGGACAATGATGATTACAGCCAAATCGAATCTGTTTTCGCAACCAAAACAGACAGCGTGAAAATCCCGATGGACACAATGGCTTTGGGTGTAACGCAGGAGATCTTAGTCTATTCTACGTTCAAAAAAACTTGCGAAGGTATCTACAGTTACGATTATAATTACACTAACGATTCTGTCCGCACAATCGCCAATTTTGCTTACAAAACCAATGACGTTTGCGGCGACGGAACTTACGTAGACGGCAGCCGAATCAACTTCAAACCTACAAAAACAGGAAATTACATATTCAAATTCTGGACAGGAAAAGACGCAGCCGGAGCCAATACTTTCCTGGAGAAAAGAGTGGTTGTTGAATAATTTTTTAGAGCTTAATCCCGCTATCCGCTATATCTTTTTTGTCATTGCGAACGCAGTGAAGCAATCTGTTCAACCATTCGACAATCGCAATAACAAAAAAGGATGCCGCTACTATCGGGGCTAAGGGTTTTGTCTTCCAAATAACTATTAGAAAATAATTACAAAAAAATCTTTGCTGAGTTTTACGCCTTCGCGAACCTTAAAAATGTTTTCAATAATTTCAAAAAAAACTTTGCAGACTTTGCGTTTAAAATATACTTCAAGTCAACAAAAAAATAATTAAATTGAGCCTTTAAGTTTTTAAAGGCTTTTTTATGCAGTTTCTTCAAAACATCATTTCAGAATTATTAGAAAATCATCAAGATATTTCCGAACTGGATATTGTTCTTCCCGGAAAAAGACCAATGGTTTTCATCAAAAGAATCTTGCAGGAAAAGCAATATCAAGGGCTTTTACCCAACTTCGTTACAATCGATGAGCTAATTGCCGAACTTTCTGAAAATGTAGAAATCAAAGGCATTGCGCTTTGGTTATTTTCATTTAGGATTTATAATAAAATTGATTCTTCCGAAGATTTTTCTGGTTTTCTAAAATGGTTTCCGACTTTGCAGAAAGATTGGGATGATATGATGAAGTTTTCCGATGATGACCAAAAAATCCTGCTTTGGATGTTGGACGAAGAACGGATTAAAAATTGGGGCGAGAATCTCGGCGACGATGATAATCCAAGAAAACGAAACCTGAATTTTTGGCGAAAAATGAATGAGTTTCTTCCACTTCTGAAATCAGAACTCAGAAAAGAAAATCTCGCCACTTCCGGAATGTTGTATCAGGAAGCATTTTCCAAGATTGAAAAC is from Epilithonimonas vandammei and encodes:
- a CDS encoding peroxiredoxin translates to MSLVGKLFPNVAIDAMSEMGDDLKINIFEQAVNNQQKVLLFWYPKDFTFVCPTELHAFQEALPEFQKRNTIVIGASCDTNEVHFAWLNTPKDNGGIEGVTYPILADTHRQLANILGIVDQDLEYDEEGNEVFTGSNVTYRATYLIDETGKIFHESVNDMPLGRNVKEYLRLVDAYAHVQKHGEVCPANWEEGKDAMNADRKGVAEYLSKN
- a CDS encoding thioredoxin family protein translates to MYIELTGDTLQQIIQENDKVMVQYGATWCGNCRIMKPKFKKLAAENEDIPFYYVDAEKFPESRKLATVDNLPTFAAFEGGTLKNQVQTNQAESLNNLFSELKG
- a CDS encoding pyridoxal phosphate-dependent aminotransferase gives rise to the protein MSKISDRLNRLSYSQTFVMSNKAREMKAAGIDVISLTLGEPDFDVPQKIKQAAFDAINENYSHYSPVPGFLELRQAISAKLKRDNNLDYKPTQICVSNGAKQSIINVLSAIVNDGDEVILPAPYWVSYDEMVKLVGGTSVFIQTSIDTEFKITAEQLENAITPKTKALLYSSPCNPSGSFYTREELEAIANVVAKYPHVTIISDEIYEFINYEGEHVSIASFPQVYEQTAVINGMSKAFAMTGWRIGYSACPEWLASACDKVQGQMTSGANTVAQRASITALQMDPSELQYMISEFHKRRDLVFDLMKGIKGFKCNLPKSAFYFFPDVSYYIGKNLNGTEIKDSDDFAMFLLENAHVGCVGGVSFGSPECIRFSYAASEAELREAMRRIKDCLDQF
- the rsmG gene encoding 16S rRNA (guanine(527)-N(7))-methyltransferase RsmG — translated: MSLELILQYFPNITSEQKKQFAELEVLYKDWNEKINVISRKDTDSLYEKHILHSLGIAKVMAFADNTKVLDIGTGGGFPGIPLAILFPNVQFTLVDSIGKKIIVVKGVAESLGLKNVTAHHIRAEQLKEKFHFVVSRAVTQMPVFLTWLRGKFEKEQFNPKHNGVLYLKGGDLAEELAGLKAEIFNLKNYFNGEFFDTKKVVYLSKGNFNN